A window of Streptomyces puniciscabiei contains these coding sequences:
- a CDS encoding carbohydrate ABC transporter permease, with protein MAVGRARHVLGPWARIAGLTLCALLTLGPVVWTVSTSLRTPADSFNLPPQIIPAHPSTAAYRGVFDQIDVWLLALNSTLVTALIAVGQMITAGLAGYAFARLEFRFKKPLFALVLATMMVPLQVTIVPVFLVLKSMGLADTLLGLIVPAFPTAFGTFLMRQYFLGMPKDLGEAAMLDGAGPWRIFRSVYAPLATPGLAIVGVLAFNYHWNEFFRPLILETSAQNYTLPLGLVSLQGNLGTGSISVVLAGVVLSMIPAVAVFVVGQRPLREGITSAGVNR; from the coding sequence CTGGCCGTCGGCCGCGCCCGGCACGTGCTCGGGCCGTGGGCGCGGATCGCCGGGCTGACCTTGTGCGCCCTGCTCACGCTCGGCCCGGTCGTGTGGACCGTCTCCACCTCGCTGCGCACTCCGGCGGACTCGTTCAATCTGCCCCCGCAGATCATTCCGGCCCATCCGAGCACGGCCGCCTATCGCGGTGTCTTCGACCAGATCGACGTGTGGCTCCTGGCGCTCAACTCGACCCTCGTGACCGCTTTGATCGCGGTGGGTCAGATGATCACGGCGGGGCTCGCCGGTTACGCGTTCGCCCGGCTCGAGTTCCGGTTCAAGAAGCCGCTGTTCGCTCTGGTCCTGGCGACCATGATGGTCCCGCTCCAGGTCACGATCGTGCCGGTGTTCCTGGTGCTCAAGTCGATGGGTCTGGCCGACACGCTCCTCGGGCTGATCGTCCCGGCGTTCCCGACCGCGTTCGGCACCTTCCTGATGCGCCAGTACTTCCTCGGCATGCCGAAGGACCTGGGCGAGGCCGCGATGCTGGACGGCGCAGGGCCCTGGCGGATCTTCCGTTCGGTGTATGCCCCACTGGCCACCCCAGGCCTGGCGATCGTCGGCGTCCTTGCCTTCAACTACCACTGGAACGAGTTCTTCCGCCCCCTGATCCTGGAGACCTCGGCCCAGAACTACACCCTCCCGCTGGGCCTGGTCTCCCTGCAGGGCAACCTCGGCACCGGCTCCATCTCCGTCGTCCTCGCCGGTGTCGTCCTCTCGATGATCCCCGCCGTCGCCGTGTTCGTCGTCGGTCAGCGCCCTCTCCGCGAGGGCATCACCTCCGCAGGAGTCAACCGTTGA
- a CDS encoding glycoside hydrolase family 32 protein, whose product MSLARPTPDPAAPRFRVRPPAGWINDPNGPFRWRGRHHLFYQHNPAAPVHANVHWGHVSSPDLVHWEHHPIALTPTPGGPDEAGCWSGCVVDDAGVPTAVYTGVGHTHTGLGTICLARAADPDDDRLVEWRPLPEPVVTAPPAGLDVVMFRDPFLFRHAGRRWALVGAGHADGTPSVLLYDCEELTAWRFAGVLLDGHDPVAADAFGDKAVGWECPQLFGTGGGEHVLVVSLWDGAPRSTAYLTGRLEADVQGGLRFTTGACGPLDLGRDFYAPAVRQEPGRVLMWGWSWEARETAEVLAAGWAGTLTAPRVVDAHPDGTLRVGPAPELELLRAAEPFATAPGRAVPLPASYDLTVTAHGPTTVTLLRSADLTLTIRLDPAAGTVVLDRGARPHTGAEGSAPVTVRVPPGPALGVRVLVDGSLLELFVADRATVTERVYRRPDDVAELEVTGDAEVSAWEQVPPRRG is encoded by the coding sequence TTGAGCCTCGCACGCCCCACCCCGGACCCGGCCGCGCCCCGCTTCCGGGTCCGCCCGCCCGCGGGCTGGATCAACGACCCCAACGGCCCCTTCCGCTGGCGTGGCCGCCATCACCTCTTCTACCAGCACAACCCGGCGGCGCCGGTGCACGCGAACGTCCACTGGGGGCACGTCTCCAGCCCCGACCTGGTGCACTGGGAGCACCACCCGATCGCCCTGACCCCGACCCCGGGCGGCCCCGACGAGGCGGGCTGCTGGTCGGGCTGTGTGGTGGACGACGCCGGCGTTCCCACGGCCGTGTACACGGGCGTCGGCCACACCCACACCGGTCTCGGCACCATCTGTCTGGCCCGGGCGGCGGACCCCGACGACGATCGGCTCGTCGAGTGGCGTCCCCTGCCCGAGCCCGTGGTCACGGCACCGCCGGCCGGACTGGACGTGGTGATGTTCCGCGACCCGTTCCTGTTCCGGCACGCCGGGCGGCGCTGGGCGCTGGTCGGCGCGGGCCACGCGGACGGCACCCCGTCGGTCCTGCTGTACGACTGCGAGGAACTGACCGCGTGGCGGTTCGCCGGCGTCCTGCTGGACGGCCACGACCCGGTCGCCGCCGACGCGTTCGGCGACAAGGCGGTCGGCTGGGAGTGCCCGCAGCTGTTCGGGACGGGCGGCGGCGAGCACGTGCTGGTGGTGTCCCTGTGGGACGGAGCTCCCCGCTCGACCGCGTATCTGACCGGCCGTCTGGAGGCGGACGTGCAGGGCGGATTGAGGTTCACGACCGGTGCCTGCGGCCCGCTCGACCTGGGCCGGGACTTCTACGCGCCCGCCGTTCGCCAGGAGCCCGGCCGGGTGCTGATGTGGGGCTGGTCGTGGGAGGCGCGGGAGACGGCGGAGGTGCTGGCGGCGGGCTGGGCCGGCACGCTCACCGCGCCGCGGGTCGTCGACGCGCACCCGGACGGCACCCTACGGGTCGGGCCGGCGCCGGAGCTGGAACTCCTGCGCGCCGCGGAGCCGTTCGCGACGGCGCCGGGCCGGGCGGTGCCGCTCCCGGCGTCGTACGACCTCACCGTCACCGCACACGGCCCCACGACCGTCACCCTGCTGCGGTCGGCGGACCTGACGCTCACGATCCGGCTGGATCCGGCGGCGGGCACCGTCGTCCTGGACCGCGGCGCTCGGCCGCACACCGGAGCCGAGGGCTCGGCCCCGGTCACGGTGCGCGTGCCGCCCGGCCCGGCCCTCGGCGTCCGGGTGCTGGTGGACGGCTCGCTGCTCGAACTCTTCGTCGCGGACCGGGCGACGGTGACCGAGCGGGTCTACCGCCGCCCGGACGACGTCGCGGAGCTGGAGGTCACCGGGGACGCCGAGGTCAGCGCGTGGGAGCAGGTCCCACCGAGGCGCGGCTGA
- a CDS encoding LacI family DNA-binding transcriptional regulator: MGGGADSNGTGGGRPTSRDVARLAGVSHTAVSFVFNGRAEGNLSPATQERIRQAAAQLGYRPDPVARGLRRRRTAVIGLVTDEIASSPFAGRLLRGAMETAWASDHLVLTVDSGGDPAKEDAAVAELLDRRVDGIIYAAMSLRRLRVPEGLHRTHSVLANCLPEDDSLPAVIPAERAGGRTAARLLLEAGHRRLAVVGGQDDIASVERLRGFRDALRAEGVTVPEEWVVRTGGEIAGGYQGATGLLEGTGPHRRPTGIFCYNDRVAAGVLHAATRLGIAVPGELSVVGYDDQEHMAAYLTPALTTVALPHRAMGEAAARLLLDAIDTGRTPPATVRRLACPVVSRASVGPAPTR, translated from the coding sequence ATGGGCGGCGGTGCGGACAGCAACGGCACGGGCGGCGGACGGCCCACGTCACGGGATGTCGCACGGCTCGCAGGGGTGTCGCACACCGCCGTGTCCTTCGTCTTCAACGGCCGCGCCGAGGGCAATCTCTCGCCCGCCACCCAGGAACGCATCCGGCAGGCCGCCGCCCAGCTCGGTTACCGGCCCGACCCGGTCGCCCGCGGTCTGCGCCGCCGCCGTACTGCCGTGATCGGGCTGGTCACCGACGAGATCGCCTCGTCCCCGTTCGCCGGGCGGCTGCTGCGCGGCGCGATGGAGACCGCCTGGGCGAGCGACCACCTGGTGCTCACCGTGGATTCCGGCGGTGACCCGGCCAAGGAGGACGCGGCCGTCGCCGAACTCCTCGACCGGCGTGTCGACGGCATCATCTACGCGGCCATGTCCCTGCGCCGGCTCCGGGTCCCCGAGGGCCTGCACCGCACCCACTCGGTGCTCGCCAACTGTCTGCCCGAGGACGACTCGCTGCCCGCCGTCATCCCGGCCGAGCGGGCCGGCGGGCGCACGGCCGCGCGTCTGCTGCTGGAAGCGGGGCACCGCAGGCTCGCCGTGGTCGGCGGGCAGGACGACATCGCCTCCGTGGAGCGGCTGCGCGGCTTCCGGGACGCCCTGCGCGCCGAGGGCGTCACCGTGCCCGAGGAGTGGGTCGTGCGCACCGGGGGCGAGATCGCCGGCGGCTACCAGGGCGCGACCGGGCTGCTCGAGGGCACCGGCCCGCACCGCAGGCCCACCGGGATCTTCTGCTACAACGACCGGGTCGCGGCAGGCGTGCTGCATGCCGCGACCCGGCTCGGGATCGCCGTACCCGGCGAGTTGTCGGTGGTCGGCTACGACGACCAGGAACACATGGCGGCCTACCTCACCCCTGCCCTGACCACGGTCGCGCTGCCGCACCGGGCGATGGGCGAGGCGGCGGCCCGGCTGCTGCTGGACGCCATCGACACCGGCCGCACCCCGCCCGCCACGGTACGGCGGCTGGCCTGCCCCGTGGTCAGCCGCGCCTCGGTGGGACCTGCTCCCACGCGCTGA
- a CDS encoding aldo/keto reductase, whose translation MNGIPVHTLNDGTTLPAIGLGTWPLDDAAAERAVRSALGLGYRLVDTAVNYRNETGVGRAVAAGGVPRDEVAVTTKLPGRHHGYEETLASFEESRRRLGLEYVDLYLIHWPNPRVGKYVDSWKAMIKLREDGLVRSIGVSNFTPEQIMRLEKATGVLPSVNQIELHPLFPQEELRAFHADQGIVTESWSPLGRGSGLLADPAVAQVAAAHGVTPAQVLLRWHLQVGALPVPKSADPGRQRANLDVFGFELDSDQLAVIGRRSPRRLGGDPEKHEEF comes from the coding sequence GTGAACGGCATTCCGGTGCACACGCTCAACGACGGTACGACGCTCCCCGCCATCGGCCTGGGCACCTGGCCGCTGGACGACGCGGCGGCCGAGCGGGCCGTACGCTCCGCGCTCGGCCTCGGCTACCGGCTGGTGGACACCGCGGTGAACTACCGCAACGAGACCGGTGTCGGGCGGGCCGTGGCGGCCGGCGGCGTGCCCCGCGACGAGGTGGCCGTCACCACCAAGCTGCCGGGCCGCCACCACGGCTACGAGGAGACGCTCGCCTCGTTCGAGGAGTCCCGGCGGCGGCTGGGCCTGGAGTACGTGGACCTGTATCTGATCCACTGGCCCAATCCCCGGGTCGGCAAGTACGTCGACTCCTGGAAGGCCATGATCAAGCTGCGGGAGGACGGGCTGGTCCGCTCGATCGGTGTCTCGAACTTCACGCCGGAGCAGATCATGCGGCTGGAGAAGGCGACCGGCGTGCTGCCGTCGGTGAACCAGATCGAGCTGCACCCGCTGTTCCCGCAGGAGGAGCTGCGCGCCTTCCACGCGGACCAGGGCATCGTCACCGAGAGCTGGAGCCCGCTGGGCCGGGGCAGCGGTCTGCTGGCGGATCCCGCGGTGGCTCAGGTCGCCGCGGCGCACGGGGTGACACCGGCGCAGGTGCTGCTGCGCTGGCACCTGCAGGTCGGCGCGCTGCCCGTTCCGAAGTCGGCCGACCCGGGCCGGCAGCGCGCCAACCTTGACGTCTTCGGCTTCGAGCTGGACTCGGACCAGCTGGCGGTGATCGGCCGCCGCTCCCCTCGGCGGCTCGGCGGCGACCCCGAGAAGCACGAGGAGTTCTGA
- a CDS encoding helix-turn-helix domain-containing protein: MDRTNALGEFLRARRALVRPQDVGLPGGGLRRVPGLRREEVAMLAGISSDYYLRLEQGRDRNPSVQVLQAIAGVLRLDADATAHLVGLAQDRPRPSPRSGHPARQVPASLLQLIDGWPRNPAYVQNRYTDCLAANPLATALTPNYRPGVNLLRAVLLDPAERELRRDWADLTEEGVAALRSEAGADADDPRLRDLVGELSLRSERFRTLWARHEVRPRRGRVSHLTHPQIGELDLQSTKLSVDGTDGLTLVVFHAEPGSRSAELLDILGSLAAPAGDGTRPGGAQERIEEQ; this comes from the coding sequence ATGGACCGAACGAACGCGCTCGGCGAGTTCCTGCGCGCCCGCCGGGCGCTGGTACGGCCCCAGGACGTGGGGCTGCCCGGTGGCGGGCTGCGCCGGGTGCCGGGGCTGCGCCGCGAGGAGGTCGCAATGCTGGCCGGCATCAGCTCCGACTACTACCTGCGGCTGGAGCAGGGCCGTGACCGCAACCCGTCCGTGCAGGTCCTCCAGGCCATCGCCGGTGTGCTGCGGCTCGACGCCGACGCCACCGCCCACCTCGTCGGCCTCGCACAGGACCGGCCCCGCCCGTCGCCGCGTTCCGGGCACCCTGCGCGTCAGGTCCCGGCGAGCCTGCTCCAGCTCATCGACGGCTGGCCCCGCAACCCCGCCTACGTCCAGAACCGCTACACCGACTGCCTGGCCGCCAACCCCCTCGCCACCGCGCTCACCCCGAACTACCGGCCCGGCGTCAACCTCCTGCGGGCCGTCCTCCTCGACCCGGCCGAGCGCGAGCTGCGCCGGGACTGGGCGGACCTCACCGAGGAGGGCGTGGCCGCACTGCGCTCCGAGGCGGGGGCGGACGCGGACGACCCGCGGCTGCGCGACCTGGTCGGCGAGCTGTCCCTGCGCAGCGAACGCTTCCGCACCCTGTGGGCCCGGCACGAGGTACGGCCCCGCCGCGGCCGGGTGAGCCACCTGACCCACCCGCAGATCGGCGAGCTCGACCTGCAGTCGACCAAGCTGTCCGTGGACGGCACCGACGGACTCACCCTGGTCGTCTTCCACGCCGAGCCCGGCAGCCGCAGCGCCGAACTGCTCGACATCCTCGGCAGCCTCGCAGCGCCGGCCGGTGACGGCACCCGGCCCGGCGGTGCGCAGGAGCGGATCGAGGAGCAGTAG
- a CDS encoding oxidoreductase, whose amino-acid sequence MTAQLGGTLTPADGLTLTRVGYGAMQLAGPHVFGPPKDRDRAVAVLRAVVEAGITHIDTADFYGPVVVNELIREALHPYPEDLHIVTKVGARRGADGSWMLSRHPEDLKAQVYDNLRSLGVESLDVVNLRVGDVDSPNDDSLAEQFGALAELRERGLIRHLGLSTVTAAQLDEALAIAPVVTVQNLYNLANRQDDALVERTAAENVAFVPYFPLGGFSPLQSETLAKVAGRLQASPQQVALAWLLRRSPNIALIPGTSSPEHLRENIAAASLALPDDAVAELDGIAG is encoded by the coding sequence ATGACTGCACAGCTCGGCGGCACCCTCACCCCGGCCGACGGCCTGACCCTGACCCGCGTCGGCTACGGCGCCATGCAGCTGGCCGGGCCGCACGTCTTCGGCCCCCCGAAGGACCGGGACCGGGCGGTGGCGGTGCTCCGCGCCGTGGTGGAGGCGGGCATCACGCACATCGACACCGCCGACTTCTACGGGCCGGTGGTGGTCAACGAGCTCATCCGGGAGGCCCTGCACCCCTACCCCGAGGACCTGCACATCGTGACCAAGGTCGGCGCCCGCCGGGGAGCCGACGGCAGCTGGATGCTGTCCCGGCACCCCGAGGACCTGAAGGCGCAGGTGTACGACAACCTGCGCAGCCTCGGTGTGGAGTCGCTGGACGTCGTCAACCTGCGGGTGGGCGATGTGGACTCCCCGAACGACGACTCCCTGGCCGAGCAGTTCGGCGCGCTGGCCGAGCTGCGGGAGCGGGGTCTGATCCGGCACCTGGGGCTGAGCACGGTGACCGCGGCGCAGCTGGACGAGGCCCTGGCGATCGCGCCCGTGGTGACCGTGCAGAACCTGTACAACCTGGCCAACCGGCAGGACGACGCCCTGGTGGAGCGCACGGCGGCCGAGAACGTCGCCTTCGTGCCGTACTTCCCGCTCGGCGGGTTCTCCCCGCTGCAGTCCGAGACGCTGGCGAAGGTCGCCGGCCGGCTTCAGGCCTCGCCGCAGCAGGTGGCGCTGGCCTGGCTGCTGCGCCGGTCGCCGAACATCGCGCTCATCCCCGGCACCTCCTCGCCGGAGCACCTGCGGGAGAACATCGCCGCCGCGTCCCTGGCGCTGCCGGACGACGCGGTGGCCGAGCTGGACGGCATCGCGGGCTGA
- a CDS encoding DNA polymerase ligase N-terminal domain-containing protein: MAAEDRLRTYRGRRDFERTREPSGQEPRPGGDEPHFVVQIHDASRMHFDFRLQVDDVLKSWSIPKGPSTDPADKRMAVPTEDHPLDYEEFEGVIPKGEYGGGTVIVWDRGTYEPLSHDRRGRPVDFAQSLERGHATFRLHGSKLRGEYALTRFRGDEGEQEAWLLVRKGSARSAGHGTPDPRRARSVRTGRTLAQVAAAGEE; this comes from the coding sequence GTGGCAGCGGAGGACCGGCTGCGGACGTACCGCGGCAGGCGTGACTTCGAGCGGACCCGCGAGCCGTCGGGGCAGGAGCCCCGGCCCGGGGGTGACGAACCCCATTTCGTGGTGCAGATCCACGACGCGAGCCGGATGCACTTCGACTTCCGGCTCCAGGTGGACGACGTCCTGAAGTCGTGGTCGATACCCAAGGGTCCGTCCACGGATCCCGCGGACAAGCGGATGGCCGTGCCCACCGAGGACCATCCGCTGGATTACGAGGAGTTCGAGGGCGTGATCCCGAAGGGCGAGTACGGCGGCGGGACGGTGATCGTCTGGGACCGGGGCACGTACGAGCCGCTCAGTCACGACCGCAGGGGGCGCCCGGTGGACTTCGCGCAGTCGCTGGAGCGCGGGCACGCCACCTTCCGGCTGCACGGCAGCAAACTGCGCGGCGAGTACGCCCTGACCCGCTTCCGCGGGGACGAGGGTGAGCAGGAGGCCTGGCTGCTGGTGCGCAAGGGGTCGGCGCGGTCGGCCGGGCACGGCACCCCGGATCCCCGGCGGGCCCGCTCGGTGCGCACCGGACGCACCCTCGCCCAGGTCGCGGCCGCCGGCGAGGAGTGA
- the ligD gene encoding non-homologous end-joining DNA ligase, whose product MPGLLDGLPAYVRELLRPAGPGTELAAAPMLATLSDRRDFGEGRLFERKLDGVRLPAVREGDRVQLLSRTGQRLNDTYPEIVTALAAQGCTDFTVDGEVVAFSGGRTDFARLQRRLGLTRRRDIEASGVAVTYYLFDLLRLEGADTRQLPLRLRKSLLRRALSFRAPLRLTPHRNAGGAELPAEACGRGWEGLIAKRADGPYRTRRSPDWLKLKCAQGQEFVIGGFTEPAGSRVGLGALLLGHYDGDRLRYAGKVGTGFDRRTLLDLRERLDALCREASPFTGAVREARARWVEPELVAQIAFTEWTRDGMLRHPRYLGLREDKRPRDVVRERAAA is encoded by the coding sequence GTGCCGGGGCTGCTGGACGGGCTGCCGGCCTACGTGCGGGAGCTGCTGCGCCCTGCCGGGCCGGGCACGGAGCTCGCCGCGGCCCCGATGCTCGCCACGCTCAGCGACCGTCGTGACTTCGGCGAGGGCCGGCTGTTCGAACGGAAGCTGGACGGCGTCCGGCTGCCGGCGGTGCGCGAGGGCGACCGGGTGCAGCTGCTGTCGCGCACGGGTCAGCGGCTGAACGACACCTACCCGGAGATCGTGACGGCGCTCGCGGCGCAGGGGTGCACCGACTTCACGGTGGACGGCGAGGTCGTCGCGTTCAGCGGCGGCCGTACCGACTTCGCGCGGCTGCAGCGGCGGTTGGGGCTGACCCGGCGCCGGGACATCGAGGCGTCCGGGGTCGCGGTCACGTACTACCTCTTCGACCTGCTGCGCCTGGAGGGCGCCGACACCCGTCAACTCCCCCTGCGCCTCCGCAAGTCGCTGCTGCGGCGGGCGCTCTCCTTTCGCGCCCCGCTGCGGCTGACCCCGCATCGCAACGCGGGTGGCGCCGAGTTGCCGGCCGAGGCCTGCGGCCGGGGCTGGGAGGGGCTCATCGCCAAGCGGGCGGACGGACCGTACCGGACCCGCAGGTCGCCGGACTGGCTGAAGCTCAAGTGCGCCCAGGGGCAGGAGTTCGTGATCGGCGGCTTCACCGAACCGGCGGGCAGCCGCGTCGGGCTGGGGGCGCTGCTGCTCGGCCACTACGACGGTGACCGGCTCCGCTACGCCGGGAAGGTCGGTACCGGCTTCGACCGGCGGACCCTGCTGGATCTGCGCGAGCGGCTGGACGCGTTGTGCCGGGAGGCCTCGCCCTTCACCGGCGCGGTGCGCGAGGCCCGCGCCCGCTGGGTGGAACCGGAGCTGGTCGCGCAGATCGCGTTCACCGAGTGGACCCGGGACGGGATGCTGCGGCATCCCCGCTACCTGGGACTGCGCGAGGACAAACGGCCACGGGACGTGGTCCGCGAGCGCGCGGCGGCCTGA
- a CDS encoding cupin domain-containing protein gives MRTALRAAVTGALTLATVLACGSAQATPPGPGVTARIIGRTTVGGTDYTLREITVPPGQSTGWHYHDGPLYGVVKQGTLSHFDSTCAADGVYRAGATIQEPAGADHVHIGRNLGDTPLVLDVLYVLPHGAPFSEDAPNPGCPFQ, from the coding sequence ATGCGTACCGCGCTTCGTGCCGCCGTCACCGGCGCGCTGACCCTCGCCACCGTTCTGGCCTGCGGCTCCGCGCAGGCGACCCCGCCGGGACCGGGGGTGACGGCCCGGATCATCGGCCGGACCACCGTCGGCGGCACCGACTACACCCTGCGGGAGATCACCGTCCCGCCCGGCCAGAGCACAGGCTGGCACTATCACGACGGGCCGCTGTACGGCGTGGTGAAGCAGGGCACGCTCAGCCACTTCGACTCCACCTGTGCCGCCGACGGCGTGTACCGGGCGGGCGCGACGATCCAGGAGCCGGCCGGTGCGGACCATGTGCACATCGGGCGGAACCTCGGCGACACCCCGCTCGTGCTCGACGTGCTGTACGTGCTGCCGCACGGCGCCCCGTTCTCGGAGGACGCGCCGAATCCGGGCTGCCCCTTCCAGTGA
- a CDS encoding SpoIIE family protein phosphatase, whose translation MKHGAAVAIIDALGTVTGWSEGARRLTGHSAEHVVGRPAAGLLAGDIPDETLTARTGTVALRHRDGHRIDVTLTACAVAGADGKPACFVVTSDPPGRTLAAEAFEQASMSMSVFDLDQRYLRLNDAACKVMGVPEAALTGRFFPDTVEDAEYNAGFLRHLKEVAETGRPVRYESFAGTPALNREHLWSIEMWPLRAGSGELTGVAMAAFDSSEQYWARRRLALLNEASTRIGTTLDVVRTAEELIEVLVPHHADFASVDLLDWVLGADEPPMIPQGGVVLHRIAHGSTFEGDPGAAVRIGETDVYAPDSPPIRALREGRAVLSQAGEPEFAEWLAERNARAPQGRRYRHGAHSLIAVPLRARGTTLGVAVCVRIAHPDDYGPDDTVFAEELGSRAAVCIDNARRFARERSTALALQHSLLPSGLPRQAAVEVAHRYLPCGSVAGIGGDWFDVIPLSGGRVGLVVGDVVGHGIQSSATMGRLRTAVRTLADVDLPPDELLTHLDDLVTHLAAENSREEVAELGATCLYAVYDPVSRRLGVAAAGHPAPVVVLPGGTAESVTMSAGPPLGVGGLPFEATELELPEGSVVAFYTDGLVEDRGRDVDGATEDLCRALGAPADSLEALCDGVLKAVLSDQPGDDVALLLVRTRALGADRVATWDVPPDPAEVAAFRQAAGEQLAVWGLDEAAFITELVVSELVTNAIRYGEPPIQLRLIRDRALICEVSDASSTSPHLRRAQVYDEGGRGLLLVAQLTQRWGSRQTGRGKTIWAEQALPGT comes from the coding sequence ATGAAGCATGGCGCCGCCGTGGCGATCATCGACGCCCTGGGTACGGTGACCGGGTGGAGCGAGGGCGCGCGGCGGCTCACCGGCCACTCGGCCGAGCATGTCGTGGGCCGGCCCGCGGCCGGGCTGCTCGCCGGGGACATCCCGGACGAGACACTCACCGCGCGGACCGGCACCGTCGCGCTGCGCCACCGTGACGGCCACCGCATCGACGTGACCCTCACCGCCTGTGCCGTCGCCGGAGCCGACGGGAAGCCCGCCTGCTTCGTCGTCACCTCCGACCCACCCGGCCGCACACTGGCGGCCGAGGCCTTCGAGCAGGCCTCCATGTCCATGTCGGTCTTCGACCTCGACCAGCGCTATCTGCGGCTCAACGACGCCGCCTGCAAGGTGATGGGCGTACCCGAGGCCGCGCTCACCGGCCGGTTCTTCCCGGACACCGTGGAGGACGCCGAATACAACGCGGGCTTTCTGCGCCACCTCAAGGAGGTCGCCGAGACCGGCCGGCCCGTCCGCTACGAGAGCTTCGCCGGCACCCCGGCACTGAACCGGGAACATCTGTGGAGCATCGAGATGTGGCCGCTGCGCGCCGGCTCCGGCGAGCTGACCGGCGTCGCCATGGCGGCCTTCGACAGCAGCGAGCAGTACTGGGCCCGGCGCCGCCTGGCCCTGCTCAACGAGGCGTCGACCCGCATCGGCACCACCCTGGACGTGGTGCGCACGGCCGAGGAACTGATCGAGGTCCTCGTCCCGCACCACGCCGACTTCGCCAGCGTCGACCTGCTCGACTGGGTGCTCGGCGCGGACGAGCCGCCGATGATCCCGCAGGGCGGTGTCGTCCTGCACCGCATCGCCCACGGCTCGACCTTCGAGGGCGACCCCGGCGCGGCCGTCCGCATCGGCGAGACCGACGTCTACGCACCGGACTCCCCGCCCATCCGCGCCCTGCGCGAGGGCCGCGCGGTGCTCAGCCAGGCCGGCGAGCCCGAGTTCGCCGAGTGGCTCGCCGAGCGCAACGCACGCGCGCCCCAGGGCCGCCGCTACCGGCACGGCGCCCACTCCCTGATCGCGGTGCCGCTGCGGGCCCGCGGCACCACCCTGGGCGTCGCCGTCTGCGTCCGCATCGCCCACCCCGACGACTACGGCCCCGACGACACCGTCTTCGCCGAGGAACTCGGTAGCCGCGCCGCCGTCTGTATCGACAACGCCCGCCGGTTCGCCCGCGAACGCAGCACCGCCCTCGCCCTCCAGCACAGCCTGCTGCCGAGCGGCCTGCCCCGGCAGGCGGCGGTCGAGGTGGCCCACCGGTATCTCCCCTGCGGATCGGTGGCCGGCATCGGCGGCGACTGGTTCGACGTCATCCCGCTCTCCGGCGGCCGGGTGGGCCTGGTCGTCGGCGACGTGGTCGGCCACGGCATCCAGTCCTCGGCCACCATGGGCCGGCTGCGGACGGCCGTACGCACGCTGGCCGACGTCGACCTGCCGCCCGACGAACTCCTCACCCATCTGGACGACCTGGTCACCCACCTGGCCGCCGAGAACAGCCGCGAAGAGGTCGCCGAACTGGGCGCCACCTGCCTGTACGCCGTGTACGACCCCGTCTCCCGGCGGCTCGGGGTGGCCGCCGCCGGCCATCCGGCCCCGGTCGTCGTCCTGCCGGGCGGCACCGCCGAGTCCGTCACCATGAGCGCCGGACCACCGCTCGGCGTCGGCGGGCTGCCGTTCGAGGCGACGGAGCTGGAGCTGCCCGAGGGCTCTGTCGTCGCGTTCTACACCGACGGCCTGGTCGAGGACCGCGGCCGGGACGTCGACGGTGCCACCGAGGACCTGTGCCGAGCCCTCGGCGCCCCCGCCGACTCCCTGGAGGCCCTGTGCGACGGCGTCCTGAAGGCCGTCCTGTCGGACCAGCCCGGCGACGACGTCGCCCTGCTGCTCGTGCGCACCCGCGCCCTCGGCGCCGACCGGGTCGCCACCTGGGACGTCCCGCCGGACCCGGCCGAGGTCGCCGCCTTCCGGCAGGCGGCCGGCGAACAGCTGGCGGTGTGGGGGCTCGACGAGGCCGCCTTCATCACCGAACTCGTCGTCAGCGAACTCGTCACCAACGCCATCCGCTACGGCGAACCGCCCATCCAGCTCCGGCTGATCCGCGACCGCGCGCTCATCTGCGAGGTCTCCGACGCCAGTTCCACCTCACCGCACCTGCGCCGGGCGCAGGTCTACGACGAGGGCGGCCGCGGACTGCTGCTGGTCGCGCAGCTCACCCAGCGCTGGGGCAGCAGGCAGACGGGCCGGGGCAAGACGATCTGGGCCGAACAGGCGCTGCCCGGCACCTGA